In a genomic window of Penaeus chinensis breed Huanghai No. 1 chromosome 30, ASM1920278v2, whole genome shotgun sequence:
- the LOC125041114 gene encoding wings apart-like protein homolog isoform X1, which translates to MSTILRVESSFGMYQGLFTLKSAFIKMTGRYSRTYSRKKAAPPPISQFDKLVTEPGGSSTKPSATKTAGHVGKWGITSFTSIRSINGGFGKDDSNKRSHPDDSPPSSIADDAFSFDGGSTANGASLQVKPPNSTYSKPRKFFKSRNVDAVSEPVAAKPSIIEKTRAKGYDGLSNLKIPPLSSFETPDSSQGTVKDSVDLSDQSAFDKLVTSGGNKSNFTEAPSGQKSSSGIKLKIFKSRNVASCSQETYSSTVELPSDDSRANSASTSVASSPSTKDLSEENRDSSEELMPSSSPPAEYKESQVSSTSLISQQNAYHSPERLASPDRTINSTYDSSFEFAGLVDQRTGLPVIGEDSDYSFSGTKSNSETPQLGSKRTYGTKVSKSRELNKYMSNKMVSLSDIDTQPNTLSEVCSGSLADDFDIFGVGSSDFTEPQKTPPPVTGRVDSPTVSSGGGGESDNFDLFSTDFDENDIEDRTNIDCGTGVLPVQKDSPSMGATQEMEDLLFSSQGSLMTSQSSATSSCASYKRSNSTKSEPEGVKKPEQPPLVKKRSIFKSRDADRDAKKRATYRHKWHDQEEKDDAAKEKPTLQSSQSVTSAASSFDDFDFDPPATLKRVQTWPGSSSTADMDDSYDNQTVTSVKCAKNAKQYYTVVKNVKRTHQLQESGEFQEFNDDVEYFLDALRSSMPVSTRCLAALNLAQKCMVPAFRMHLRAHGTVIKFFSALSDAHSDHRLAICAATVMFTLSQDRLNMDLDRDSLELMLNLLDTDADASDNTLVDMAEVDHNKKKIRELCRDMQKKGHAKHLNLNNITAGHLAMETLLSLTSKRAGEWFKEELRELGGVEHLIRTITHCTQMFTPDLETWTHPLLEKLSKVDRCLKVIENVTHQNTANQEYLLTFQDGIFPEKLMYLYRLCHVEVPLYPVSDTENQKTMVGGMSTGQLLVQTLLTTIKVLINLTHNSGKEAMGSRLLGNEQEVYDVTLYCLLIMPRYLAHDTRFEILILACCLLLNLVEHSKSNRNLLMKSKAPEFLDDDDNDCFGGKGERKGAMQALVELFYRCEESARQQEAHTDDLIDNDLTEKAQKEDDKKDDELEETVAKLLQKAGHHMEDTLVAAYTALLTGYCIMEDEECEAEIRSMLPDANFNLMVVVLKKFLHFMDLTATTSLLRSLKPTQRVVKYMEKLDRTEQDEAEEERKKQEQKEMEFDAFGF; encoded by the exons AGTGCATTCATCAAGATGACTGGCAGATATAGCCGAACatacagccgtaaaaaagctgctCCACCCCCTATCAGCCAGTTTGACAAGCTAGTGACTGAGCCGGGTGGCAGCAGCACCAAGCCCTCGGCAACCAAGACTGCCGGACATGTGGGGAAGTGGGGGATTACGTCATTCACATCAATCAGGAGCATCAATGGAGGCTTTG GCAAAGATGACAGCAATAAAAGGTCTCACCCAGATGACTCCCCACCATCGAGTATTGCTGACGATGCATTCAGCTTTGATGGTGGGAGCACAGCCAATGGGGCATCACTTCAGGTGAAACCTCCAAACTCCACATACAGTAAACCCCGAAAGTTTTTCAAAAGTAGAAATGTGGATGCGGTGAGTGAGCCTGTCGCTGCAAAACCCAGTATTATAGAAAAGACTCGAGCCAAAGGATACGATGGGCTGAGTAACCTGAAAATACCGCCCTTGTCCTCCTTTGAGACCCCAGACTCGAGTCAGGGGACAGTGAAAGACAGTGTTGATTTGTCAGACCAAAGTGCTTTTGACAAACTTGTGACAAGTGGTGGAAACAAATCAAACTTCACAGAGGCTCCAAGTGGCCAGAAATCTAGTAGTGGGATCAAGCTTAAGATTTTCAAAAGTCGAAATGTGGCCTCTTGTTCTCAGGAAACATATTCTAGCACCGTGGAGCTGCCCAGTGACGACTCCCGTGCAAACAGCGCCTCGACGAGTGTGGCCAGTTCTCCATCCACAAAAGACTTGAGTGAAGAGAACCGAGATTCGTCGGAGGAGCTCATGCCCTCCAGCTCCCCGCCGGCAGAGTACAAAGAATCCCAAGTCAGTTCAACATCTCTCATATCACAACAGAATGCTTACCATTCTCCTGAAAGACTTGCCTCACCAGACAGGACAATTAACTCGACTTACGATTCTAGTTTTGAGTTCGCGGGGCTGGTGGACCAGAGAACTGGGTTGCCAGTTATAGGTGAAGATAGTGACTATAGCTTTTCAGGTACCAAATCAAACAGTGAAACTCCCCAGTTAGGCAGCAAAAGAACCTATGGTACCAAAGTCTCAAAATCTCGAGAACTGAACAAATACATGAGCAACAAAATGGTCTCATTGTCAGACATTGATACTCAACCTAATACATTGAGTGAAGTTTGTAGTGGTTCCTTAGCTGATGATTTTGATATATTTGGTGTGGGATCAAGTGACTTCACAGAACCACAGAAAACCCCTCCTCCAGTCACAGGGAGAGTGGACAGTCCCACTGTGTCTtcagggggaggtggagagagtgaTAACTTTGATTTGTTTAGTACAgattttgatgaaaatgatattgaagaCCGGACCAATATTGATTGTGGGACTGGGGTGTTGCCAGTCCAAAAAGACTCTCCTTCAATGGGTGCCACACAGGAAATGGAGGACTTGCTTTTCTCGTCTCAGGGTTCATTAATGACTTCGCAATCGTCCGCCACTTCCTCCTGTGCATCTTACAAGAGAAGTAATTCCACCAAGTCTGAGCCTGAGGGTGTTAAGAAGCCAGAGCAGCCGCCACTGGTCAAGAAGCGCAGCATCTTCAAGAGCCGTGATGCTGACCGTGATGCGAAGAAGAGAGCAACGTACAGACACAAGTGGCATGaccaggaggagaaggatgatgcaGCTAAGGAGAAGCCGACTCTGCAGAGCAGTCAAAGTGTGACCTCAGCCGCATCCTCCTTTgatgactttgactttgacccTCCAGCCACCCTCAAGAGAGTCCAGACATGGCCTGGATCCTCATCAACTGCTGACATGGATGACTCCTATGACAACCAAACAGTGACCAGTGTCAAATGTGCAAAGAATGCAAAACAA TATTACACAGTTGTCAAGAATGTGAAGAGAACGCATCAGCTGCAAGAATCTGGTGAGTTCCAGGAATTCAATGACGATGTGGAATACTTCCTTGATGCCTTGCGTTCCTCCATGCCTGTCTCCACCCGGTGCCTGGCTGCACTGAACCTGGCTCAGAAGTGTATGGTGCCAGCCTTCAGGATGCATTTACGAGCTCATGGCACTGTGATCAAATTCTTCAGTGCTCTCTCAGATGCACACTCAGATCAC AGACTGGCCATCTGTGCAGCTACTGTGATGTTCACGCTGAGCCAAGACCGCCTCAACATGGACCTGGACCGTGATTCTCTGGAGCTGATGCTGAATCTGCTCGACACAGATGCAGATGCCTCCGACAATACCCTCGTGGACATGGCAGAAGTGGACCACAACAAAAAGAAGATCCGTGAGCTGTGTCGTGACATGCAAAAGAAAGGCCACGCAAAGCATCTCAACCTGAATAACATCACT GCTGGCCACCTTGCGATGGAAACGTTGCTGAGTCTGACCTCAAAGCGAGCAGGAGAGTGGTTCAAAGAAGAGCTGCGGGAGTTGGGTGGAGTTGAGCACTTGATTCGCACCATCACCCATTGCACGCAGATGTTCACCCCTGATCTTGAGACCTGGACACACCCACTTCTTGAAAAGTTGTCGAAGGTTGACCGCTGCCTCAAAGTTATAGAAAAT GTGACGCACCAGAACACAGCCAACCAAGAGTACCTCCTGACGTTCCAAGACGGCATATTCCCGGAGAAACTCATGTACCTGTATCGGCTGTGTCACGTAGAGGTGCCCCTGTACCCAGTCAGTGATACAGAGAACCAGAAGACCATGGTAGGTGGGATGTCGACCGGCCAGTTGCTGGTGCAGACCCTGCTCACTACCATCAAAGTCCTAATAAACCTCACACACAACAGTGGAAAGGAAG CCATGGGTAGCCGTCTTCTGGGCAATGAGCAAGAGGTGTATGATGTTACACTTTATTGCCTCCTGATCATGCCAAGATACTTAGCACATGACACCAGATTCGAGATCTTGATCCTG GCCTGTTGTCTTCTGTTGAACCTGGTTGAGCATAGTAAATCAAATCGCAACCTGCTGATGAAAAGCAAGGCGCCGGAATtcctggatgatgatgataacgattgctTTGGTG gcaaaggagagaggaagggggccaTGCAAGCTCTCGTAGAACTGTTCTACCGCTGTGAGGAAAGTGCCCGGCAGCAGGAGGCCCACACAGATGACCTCATTGACAATGACTTGACAGAGAAGGCACAGAAGgaggatgataaaaaagatgatgaattgGAAGAGACTGTGGCCAAGT TACTACAAAAGGCAGGCCATCACATGGAGGACACATTGGTAGCTGCATACACTGCCCTGCTTACAGGCTACTGCATCATGGAGGATGAG GAGTGTGAGGCTGAGATCCGTAGCATGTTACCTGACGCCAACTTTAACCTGATGGTTGTGGTACTGAAGAAATTCCTCCACTTCATGGACCTCACTGCCACG ACAAGCCTCTTGAGAAGCCTGAAGCCCACCCAGCGCGTGGTCAAGTACATGGAGAAGCTGGACCGCACGGAGCAGgacgaggcagaggaggagagaaaaaagcagGAACAGAAGGAAATGGAGTTTGATGCTTTTGGTTTTTAA
- the LOC125041114 gene encoding wings apart-like protein homolog isoform X2, giving the protein MTGRYSRTYSRKKAAPPPISQFDKLVTEPGGSSTKPSATKTAGHVGKWGITSFTSIRSINGGFGKDDSNKRSHPDDSPPSSIADDAFSFDGGSTANGASLQVKPPNSTYSKPRKFFKSRNVDAVSEPVAAKPSIIEKTRAKGYDGLSNLKIPPLSSFETPDSSQGTVKDSVDLSDQSAFDKLVTSGGNKSNFTEAPSGQKSSSGIKLKIFKSRNVASCSQETYSSTVELPSDDSRANSASTSVASSPSTKDLSEENRDSSEELMPSSSPPAEYKESQVSSTSLISQQNAYHSPERLASPDRTINSTYDSSFEFAGLVDQRTGLPVIGEDSDYSFSGTKSNSETPQLGSKRTYGTKVSKSRELNKYMSNKMVSLSDIDTQPNTLSEVCSGSLADDFDIFGVGSSDFTEPQKTPPPVTGRVDSPTVSSGGGGESDNFDLFSTDFDENDIEDRTNIDCGTGVLPVQKDSPSMGATQEMEDLLFSSQGSLMTSQSSATSSCASYKRSNSTKSEPEGVKKPEQPPLVKKRSIFKSRDADRDAKKRATYRHKWHDQEEKDDAAKEKPTLQSSQSVTSAASSFDDFDFDPPATLKRVQTWPGSSSTADMDDSYDNQTVTSVKCAKNAKQYYTVVKNVKRTHQLQESGEFQEFNDDVEYFLDALRSSMPVSTRCLAALNLAQKCMVPAFRMHLRAHGTVIKFFSALSDAHSDHRLAICAATVMFTLSQDRLNMDLDRDSLELMLNLLDTDADASDNTLVDMAEVDHNKKKIRELCRDMQKKGHAKHLNLNNITAGHLAMETLLSLTSKRAGEWFKEELRELGGVEHLIRTITHCTQMFTPDLETWTHPLLEKLSKVDRCLKVIENVTHQNTANQEYLLTFQDGIFPEKLMYLYRLCHVEVPLYPVSDTENQKTMVGGMSTGQLLVQTLLTTIKVLINLTHNSGKEAMGSRLLGNEQEVYDVTLYCLLIMPRYLAHDTRFEILILACCLLLNLVEHSKSNRNLLMKSKAPEFLDDDDNDCFGGKGERKGAMQALVELFYRCEESARQQEAHTDDLIDNDLTEKAQKEDDKKDDELEETVAKLLQKAGHHMEDTLVAAYTALLTGYCIMEDEECEAEIRSMLPDANFNLMVVVLKKFLHFMDLTATTSLLRSLKPTQRVVKYMEKLDRTEQDEAEEERKKQEQKEMEFDAFGF; this is encoded by the exons ATGACTGGCAGATATAGCCGAACatacagccgtaaaaaagctgctCCACCCCCTATCAGCCAGTTTGACAAGCTAGTGACTGAGCCGGGTGGCAGCAGCACCAAGCCCTCGGCAACCAAGACTGCCGGACATGTGGGGAAGTGGGGGATTACGTCATTCACATCAATCAGGAGCATCAATGGAGGCTTTG GCAAAGATGACAGCAATAAAAGGTCTCACCCAGATGACTCCCCACCATCGAGTATTGCTGACGATGCATTCAGCTTTGATGGTGGGAGCACAGCCAATGGGGCATCACTTCAGGTGAAACCTCCAAACTCCACATACAGTAAACCCCGAAAGTTTTTCAAAAGTAGAAATGTGGATGCGGTGAGTGAGCCTGTCGCTGCAAAACCCAGTATTATAGAAAAGACTCGAGCCAAAGGATACGATGGGCTGAGTAACCTGAAAATACCGCCCTTGTCCTCCTTTGAGACCCCAGACTCGAGTCAGGGGACAGTGAAAGACAGTGTTGATTTGTCAGACCAAAGTGCTTTTGACAAACTTGTGACAAGTGGTGGAAACAAATCAAACTTCACAGAGGCTCCAAGTGGCCAGAAATCTAGTAGTGGGATCAAGCTTAAGATTTTCAAAAGTCGAAATGTGGCCTCTTGTTCTCAGGAAACATATTCTAGCACCGTGGAGCTGCCCAGTGACGACTCCCGTGCAAACAGCGCCTCGACGAGTGTGGCCAGTTCTCCATCCACAAAAGACTTGAGTGAAGAGAACCGAGATTCGTCGGAGGAGCTCATGCCCTCCAGCTCCCCGCCGGCAGAGTACAAAGAATCCCAAGTCAGTTCAACATCTCTCATATCACAACAGAATGCTTACCATTCTCCTGAAAGACTTGCCTCACCAGACAGGACAATTAACTCGACTTACGATTCTAGTTTTGAGTTCGCGGGGCTGGTGGACCAGAGAACTGGGTTGCCAGTTATAGGTGAAGATAGTGACTATAGCTTTTCAGGTACCAAATCAAACAGTGAAACTCCCCAGTTAGGCAGCAAAAGAACCTATGGTACCAAAGTCTCAAAATCTCGAGAACTGAACAAATACATGAGCAACAAAATGGTCTCATTGTCAGACATTGATACTCAACCTAATACATTGAGTGAAGTTTGTAGTGGTTCCTTAGCTGATGATTTTGATATATTTGGTGTGGGATCAAGTGACTTCACAGAACCACAGAAAACCCCTCCTCCAGTCACAGGGAGAGTGGACAGTCCCACTGTGTCTtcagggggaggtggagagagtgaTAACTTTGATTTGTTTAGTACAgattttgatgaaaatgatattgaagaCCGGACCAATATTGATTGTGGGACTGGGGTGTTGCCAGTCCAAAAAGACTCTCCTTCAATGGGTGCCACACAGGAAATGGAGGACTTGCTTTTCTCGTCTCAGGGTTCATTAATGACTTCGCAATCGTCCGCCACTTCCTCCTGTGCATCTTACAAGAGAAGTAATTCCACCAAGTCTGAGCCTGAGGGTGTTAAGAAGCCAGAGCAGCCGCCACTGGTCAAGAAGCGCAGCATCTTCAAGAGCCGTGATGCTGACCGTGATGCGAAGAAGAGAGCAACGTACAGACACAAGTGGCATGaccaggaggagaaggatgatgcaGCTAAGGAGAAGCCGACTCTGCAGAGCAGTCAAAGTGTGACCTCAGCCGCATCCTCCTTTgatgactttgactttgacccTCCAGCCACCCTCAAGAGAGTCCAGACATGGCCTGGATCCTCATCAACTGCTGACATGGATGACTCCTATGACAACCAAACAGTGACCAGTGTCAAATGTGCAAAGAATGCAAAACAA TATTACACAGTTGTCAAGAATGTGAAGAGAACGCATCAGCTGCAAGAATCTGGTGAGTTCCAGGAATTCAATGACGATGTGGAATACTTCCTTGATGCCTTGCGTTCCTCCATGCCTGTCTCCACCCGGTGCCTGGCTGCACTGAACCTGGCTCAGAAGTGTATGGTGCCAGCCTTCAGGATGCATTTACGAGCTCATGGCACTGTGATCAAATTCTTCAGTGCTCTCTCAGATGCACACTCAGATCAC AGACTGGCCATCTGTGCAGCTACTGTGATGTTCACGCTGAGCCAAGACCGCCTCAACATGGACCTGGACCGTGATTCTCTGGAGCTGATGCTGAATCTGCTCGACACAGATGCAGATGCCTCCGACAATACCCTCGTGGACATGGCAGAAGTGGACCACAACAAAAAGAAGATCCGTGAGCTGTGTCGTGACATGCAAAAGAAAGGCCACGCAAAGCATCTCAACCTGAATAACATCACT GCTGGCCACCTTGCGATGGAAACGTTGCTGAGTCTGACCTCAAAGCGAGCAGGAGAGTGGTTCAAAGAAGAGCTGCGGGAGTTGGGTGGAGTTGAGCACTTGATTCGCACCATCACCCATTGCACGCAGATGTTCACCCCTGATCTTGAGACCTGGACACACCCACTTCTTGAAAAGTTGTCGAAGGTTGACCGCTGCCTCAAAGTTATAGAAAAT GTGACGCACCAGAACACAGCCAACCAAGAGTACCTCCTGACGTTCCAAGACGGCATATTCCCGGAGAAACTCATGTACCTGTATCGGCTGTGTCACGTAGAGGTGCCCCTGTACCCAGTCAGTGATACAGAGAACCAGAAGACCATGGTAGGTGGGATGTCGACCGGCCAGTTGCTGGTGCAGACCCTGCTCACTACCATCAAAGTCCTAATAAACCTCACACACAACAGTGGAAAGGAAG CCATGGGTAGCCGTCTTCTGGGCAATGAGCAAGAGGTGTATGATGTTACACTTTATTGCCTCCTGATCATGCCAAGATACTTAGCACATGACACCAGATTCGAGATCTTGATCCTG GCCTGTTGTCTTCTGTTGAACCTGGTTGAGCATAGTAAATCAAATCGCAACCTGCTGATGAAAAGCAAGGCGCCGGAATtcctggatgatgatgataacgattgctTTGGTG gcaaaggagagaggaagggggccaTGCAAGCTCTCGTAGAACTGTTCTACCGCTGTGAGGAAAGTGCCCGGCAGCAGGAGGCCCACACAGATGACCTCATTGACAATGACTTGACAGAGAAGGCACAGAAGgaggatgataaaaaagatgatgaattgGAAGAGACTGTGGCCAAGT TACTACAAAAGGCAGGCCATCACATGGAGGACACATTGGTAGCTGCATACACTGCCCTGCTTACAGGCTACTGCATCATGGAGGATGAG GAGTGTGAGGCTGAGATCCGTAGCATGTTACCTGACGCCAACTTTAACCTGATGGTTGTGGTACTGAAGAAATTCCTCCACTTCATGGACCTCACTGCCACG ACAAGCCTCTTGAGAAGCCTGAAGCCCACCCAGCGCGTGGTCAAGTACATGGAGAAGCTGGACCGCACGGAGCAGgacgaggcagaggaggagagaaaaaagcagGAACAGAAGGAAATGGAGTTTGATGCTTTTGGTTTTTAA